A stretch of Littorina saxatilis isolate snail1 unplaced genomic scaffold, US_GU_Lsax_2.0 scaffold_187, whole genome shotgun sequence DNA encodes these proteins:
- the LOC138954545 gene encoding uncharacterized protein, with the protein MSDDSSPAHNFRKSTIAAQLARKQPADKSLPIVTTDKKGRKSLTVGNDREEVIDSLPIPADEEESVHLSLQVDSNRNDEEVDPQACTDVSPVNMSQSTSVDPLELTRQLMAEGQLLGLEGAELRAFVLDQKEKQQTLDREERERDAERQERAERQERDAERQERDAERQERDAERQFQLEQLKIQNANQEGNRNNNSPGRIREDDGFKPKIPFLDDRDDIESWFHQFEHYARDCNLSDAAKASRVVYFLKGKARVIFSKLNEEDANDYDTLKHALYEGFQLTSEDYRKKFRQTKKSATDTYKEHITKLERYLDKWVELAECDQDVKDLKDLLVREQVLDTLPPDLAVHIRDRDPKSAKEIGMIANTYQQSRSNVKTSSTYVKPEKRRSPQEETRIAAPSTKPANQTLKAKLSDAEREKLRASGCCFICKLQGHVSRFCPNKRDTAGAVSSKKDTLETPILLEKLCGNCKEKKCAEVVPVKLNGTIVNALRDTGCTGIIVSKKFVPKEAYSAKMKETTLAEKDSKKMYHTAVVHIDSPYFDSETEVTVMDDPIYPVLIGKWYGLGKEKKLTPTYPVRDPAWYPGTAAAVTTRAQATVDAQKPSCSHKQGVKEEERLYSPADLKREQASDPSLKTIRQFANSPEGINGIRYSYKKEILYRTTKDRHGNDRSLVIVPKKLRNKVLSFGHDHPMAGHLGQRKTSDRIRAEFWWPGCAGDIRRYCLSCDTCQRTAPKSQTKKVPLGRMPPISSVFKRVAVDIIGPVKPMSESKKQYILVSVDYATRYPEAVALKNIQADTVAEALWEMWTRLGIPDEVITDQGTQFTSHLMKEVNDFLSIKHHMTAPFHPQANGLVERFNSTLKSMLKKLAIDQPREWDTFIPALLFAYREAPQESMGFSPFELLYGRSVKGPMQVLRQTWTEEEISGEQKTTAEYVVNLRNRIEETCNVARENLKKAASKQAHFFNKKTKPRTLEVGKRVLLLRPVKNNKLELTWSGPYKVVEKLNEFDYKIQVGRRTRIYHINLIKEYQERELSSATPNPSSSAQASVPASNEEESDEEDGGEEVVAVVMEEDNTMDDDIFKYDTQKMLPLLETQRTENVKNIHFDEKLDEAKVKEAKMICEEFEEFLTDVPKTTNLEKCSIEVTEKKPVFVKPRPIPHAMVETVEKEIEEMLKLHVIEPANSPYNSPIVLIKKKDGKYRFCSDLRALNNVVVFDAEPITDVDHLFQSLGKAKYFSKLDLTKGYWAIPIEEEDRDKTAFTTSAGQFRWANMPFGLKTATGVFNRMMRKLLNPIRRKDVHHFMDDVLIATETWEEHMSALKAVLQRLQEANLAAKPSKCYIGYTELPYLGHEVGGGKRWPESDKIKKIQDALPPTTKKELRSFLGLCNFYRSYIESYANIAVPLTDLTKKFNPDKLVWNDEARRSFETLKEKISQKPVLCMPDHSKPFVLRTDASDKGMGAVLMQEHEETLRPVAYQSKKFNGAESRYATVEKECLATVWGVGKFERYLYGKHFTIETDHRPLKHLQRQPNNPRLMRWALQLQPYEFTVRVIPGKDNHGADYMSRASYDE; encoded by the coding sequence ATGAGTGACGACAGTTCCCCAGCTCATAATTTTAGAAAGTCCACCATCGCAGCCCAGTTGGCACGGAAACAGCCGGCCGACAAATCGCTTCCCATAGTAACCACAGATAAGAAGGGAAGAAAATCCCTTACTGTCGGTAACGATCGGGAAGAGGTGATAGACTCGTTACCAATTCCTGCTGACGAAGAAGAGAGTGTTCATCTCTCTCTTCAAGTTGACAGCAACCGTAACGACGAAGAGGTTGATCCACAGGCGTGCACGGACGTGTCACCTGTAAATATGTCTCAGTCCACAAGTGTAGATCCGCTAGAGTTGACTAGACAGCTAATGGCCGAAGGACAGTTGTTGGGGTTAGAAGGAGCCGAGTTGCGTGCATTTGTTCTTGATCAGAAAGAGAAGCAACAAACTCTTGATCGCGAAGAACGAGAACGTGATGCTGAACGACAAGAACGTGCTGAACGACAAGAACGTGATGCTGAACGACAAGAACGTGATGCTGAACGACAAGAACGTGACGCTGAACGACAATTCCAACTGGAACAGTTGAAAATCCAGAACGCCAACCAAGAGggcaacaggaacaacaactcGCCAGGACGTATTCGCgaagatgatggtttcaagccCAAGATTCCTTTTCTAGACGACCGTGATGACATCGAGAGCTGGTTCCATCAGTTCGAGCATTATGCTCGAGACTGTAACCTGAGTGATGCAGCAAAAGCTTCACGTGTAGTGTACTTTCTGAAGGGTAAGGCGAGAGTCATCTTCTCAAAGCTGAACGAGGAAGACGCTAATGACTACGACACTCTCAAACACGCTTTGTATGAGGGCTTCCAACTCACTAGCGAAGATTATAGAAAGAAGTTTCGCCAAACCAAGAAAAGCGCCACTGACACGTATAAAGAGCACATCACGAAGCTAGAACGGTATCTAGACAAGTGGGTGGAATTAGCAGAATGCGACCAAGATGTAAAAGATCTCAAAGATTTGTTGGTCCGTGAACAGGTGTTGGACACCCTTCCGCCTGACCTCGCCGTTCACATTAGGGATAGAGACCCTAAGAGCGCCAAAGAGATTGGGATGATAGCCAACACATATCAACAATCTAGATCGAACGTCAAAACTTCATCGACGTACGTCAAGCCTGAAAAACGTCGTTCTccccaagaagaaacaagaatagCTGCTCCATCAACAAAACCCGCAAATCAAACTCTAAAGGCAAAGTTGAGTGAcgccgagagagagaaactgcgaGCATCTggatgttgtttcatttgtaaATTGCAAGGGCATGTCTCTCGTTTTTGTCCAAACAAGAGAGACACAGCAGGTGCAGTTTCATCGAAGAAAgatacacttgagacaccgATCCTCTTAGAAAAACTTTGCGGAAATTGCAAGGAAAAGAAATGTGCCGAAGTGGTACCAGTGAAGCTGAATGGAACAATTGTCAACGCTTTGAGAGACACTGGATGTACTGGTATCATTGTCAGCAAGAAGTTTGTGCCTAAGGAGGCATATTCAGCGAAAATGAAGGAGACTACTCTGGCAGAGAAAGACTCCAAGAAGATGTACCACACCGCCGTGGTGCACATCGATTCACCCTACTTTGACTCCGAGACAGAAGTAACGGTGATGGACGACCCAATTTACCCTGTCCTCATAGGTAAATGGTATGGACTAGGTAAAGAGAAGAAATTGACTCCCACATATCCTGTTCGAGACCCAGCGTGGTACCCTGGGACAGCAGCTGCTGTTACCACGAGAGCACAAGCGACAGTAGACGCCCAGAAACCAAGCTGCAGTCACAAACAGGGAgtcaaggaagaagaaagactgTATTCGCCAGCTGATCTGAAGAGAGAACAGGCAAGTGACCCGTCGTTGAAGACCATCAGGCAATTTGCCAACTCTCCAGAAGGGATCAATGGGATACGGTATTCatacaagaaagaaatcctGTATAGAACAACGAAAGATCGCCACGGAAACGACCGTTCACTAGTAATCGTTCCGAAGAAACTCAGGAACAAAGTTCTTTCATTTGGTCACGATCACCCCATGGCAGGACACTTAGGTCAAAGAAAAACATCTGACAGAATTAGAGCAGAATTCTGGTGGCCAGGGTGTGCAGGAGACATTCGTAGGTATTGCTTGTCCtgtgacacatgccaaagaacTGCACCGAAAAGTCAGACAAAGAAAGTCCCTCTGGGAAGGATGCCACCCATCAGTTCGGTTTTCAAGAGAGTTGCGGTGGATATCATCGGCCCGGTCAAACCTATGTCGGAGAGCAAGAAACAATACATCTTGGTATCTGTTGACTACGCTACCCGATACCCCGAAGCCGTAGCCCTGAAAAACATCCAAGCAGATACCGTAGCTGAAGCTCTCTGGGAGATGTGGACTAGATTGGGAATCCCAGATGAAGTGATAACGGACCAAGGCACACAGTTCACCAGCCACCTGATGAAAGAAGTGAACGACTTTCTCAGCATCAAACACCATATGACTGCACCGTTTCACCCTCAAGCGAATGGTTTGGTCGAAAGGTTCAACTCCACactgaagagcatgctgaaaaagTTAGCGATCGATCAACCGAGGGAATGGGACACGTTTATCCCCGCCCTCCTGTTTGCATACAGAGAAGCTCCACAAGAAAGCATGGGATTTTCGCCGTTTGAGCTGCTGTATGGGAGATCTGTCAAAGGACCCATGCAAGTGCTGCGCCAAACATGGACCGAAGAAGAAATCTCAGGGGAGCAGAAGACTACAGCGGAATATGTAGTCAACCTCAGGAACAGAATAGAAGAAACGTGCAACGTGGCACGTGAGAACCTGAAGAaagcggccagcaagcaagccCATTTCTTCAACAAGAAAACGAAACCAAGGACGCTAGAAGTCGGAAAACGGGTTCTACTTCTACGCCCTGTGAAGAACAACAAGCTGGAACTTACATGGTCAGGTCCCTACAAGGTTGTGGAAAAGTTGAATGAATTCGACTACAAGATCCAAGTTGGCAGAAGAACACGGATCTACCACATCAACCTCATCAAGGAGTACCAAGAACGGGAATTGAGTTCCGCCACTCCCAATCCCAGTTCATCTGCCCAAGCGAGTGTTCCTGCTtcaaacgaagaagaaagtgaTGAAGAAGACGGAGGAGAAGAGGTCGTGGCTGTTGTCATGGAAGAGGACAACACGATGGATGATGACATCTTCAAGTATGACACTCAGAAGATGTTACCCCTCCTAGAAACTCAAAGAACCGAAAATGTGAAGAACATCCATTTCGACGAGAAATTGGACGAGGCAAAGGTCAAGGAGGCGAAGATGATCTGTGAAGAATTTGAAGAGTTCCTAACAGATGTTCCAAAGACGACGAACCTGGAAAAATGTTCCATTGAAGTGACAGAGAAGAAACCAGTCTTTGTGAAACCCAGACCCATACCTCACGCCATGGTAGAAACTGTCGAAAAGGAAATTGAAGAAATGCTGAAGTTGCATGTCATCGAACCTGCAAACTCTCCATACAACTCTCCCATCGTCCTGATAAAGAAGAAGGACGGAAAGTACCGTTTCTGTTCTGATCTGAGAGCTCTGAACAACGTGGTAGTGTTCGACGCTGAACCCATCACCGATGTCGACCATCTGTTTCAAAGTTTAGGAAAAGCGAAATACTTTTCAAAGCTAGACTTGACGAAAGGATATTGGGCGATCCCAATAGAAGAGGAAGATAGAGACAAGACGGCATTCACAACTTCAGCGGGCCAATTTCGTTGGGCCAACATGccatttggattgaaaacagcGACAGGGGTGTTTAatcgcatgatgaggaagctacTCAATCCAATCAGAAGAAAAGACGTCCACCACTTCATGGACGACGTGCTTATAGCAACTGaaacctgggaagagcacatGTCAGCTCTGAAGGCAGTACTACAGAGGCTACAAGAAGCCAATTTGGCAGCAAAACCCTCCAAGTGCTACATAGGCTACACAGAGTTGCCGTACCTCGGACACGAAGTGGGAGGTGGAAAAAGGTGGCCAGAAAGCGACAAGATCAAGAAGATTCAAGACGCTCTCCCACCCACCACGAAGAAGGAACTACGGTCGTTCCTAGGACTCTGCAACTTCTACAGGTCCTACATCGAGTCATACGCGAACATAGCTGTTCCGTTAACCGACCTGACAAAGAAGTTCAACCCAGACAAGCTTGTCTGGAACGACGAAGCGAGAAGGAGTTTTGAGACACTCAAAGAGAAAATCTCACAGAAACCTGTGCTGTGTATGCCAGACCACAGCAAACCTTTCGTGCTAAGGACGGACGCCTCCGACAAAGGAATGGGTGCTGTTCTCATGCAAGAGCACGAAGAGACTCTACGACCTGTTGCGTACCAAAGCAAGAAGTTCAACGGAGCAGAAAGTAGGTACGCCACCGTAGAAAAAGAATGCCTAGCTACAGTTTGGGGAGTGGGAAAGTTCGAACGGTATCTGTACGGGAAACACTTCACCATTGAGACAGACCATCGCCCACTCAAACATCTCCAACGACAACCGAACAACCCTCGTCTGATGAGATGGGCCCTCCAACTGCAGCCATACGAGTTCACCGTACGTGTTATCCCCGGGAAGGACAACCACGGTGCAGATTATATGAGCAGAGCGTCGTACGATGAATAA